A part of Numenius arquata chromosome 16, bNumArq3.hap1.1, whole genome shotgun sequence genomic DNA contains:
- the FZD10 gene encoding frizzled-10, with protein sequence MGPAARNFVRTLLLLCWLTCFCAGISSIDIDRPGDGRCQPIEIPMCKDIGYNMTRMPNLMGHENQREAAIQLHEFAPLVEYGCHSHLKFFLCSLYAPMCTEQVSTPIPACRVMCEQARLKCSPIMEQFNFKWPDSLDCSKLPNKNDPNYLCMEAPNNGSDEPPRGSSMLPPMFRPQRPSSGHDLQQHKDSLSRTSCENPGKFHHVEKSASCAPLCTPGVDVYWSKDDKQFAVIWIAIWSILCFFSSAFTVLTFLIDPQRFKYPERPIIFLSMCYCVYSVGYIIRLFSGAESIACDRDSGQLYVIQEGLESTGCTIVFLVLYYFGMASSLWWVILTLTWFLAAGKKWGHEAIEANSSYFHLAAWAIPAVKTIMILVMRRVAGDELTGLCYVGSMDVNALTGFVLIPLACYLIIGTSFILSGFVALFHIRRVMKTGGENTDKLEKLMVRIGVFSVLYTVPATCVIACYFYERLNMDYWKIVATQQKCKMNNQTKNLDCMMNNSIPAVEIFMVKIFMLLVVGITSGMWIWTSKTLQSWQNVCSRRLKKRSRRKPASVITSSGIYKKPQHPQKTHLAKYESTLQPPTCV encoded by the coding sequence ATGGGGCCAGCGGCGAGGAACTTCGTCCGGAcgctcctgctgctctgctggctgaCCTGCTTCTGCGCGGGGATAAGCTCCATAGACATTGACCGCCCCGGTGACGGGAGGTGCCAGCCGATAGAAATCCCCATGTGCAAGGATATAGGGTACAACATGACGAGGATGCCGAACCTGATGGGACATGAAAACCAAAGGGAAGCTGCCATTCAGCTGCACGAGTTTGCCCCCTTGGTGGAGTACGGTTGCCACAGTCATCTGAAATTTTTCCTCTGCTCCCTTTATGCCCCTATGTGCACAGAACAGGTTTCTACACCGATCCCAGCCTGCAGAGTTATGTGTGAGCAGGCGAGGCTGAAATGCTCTCCCATTATGGAGCAGTTCAATTTTAAATGGCCAGACTCCTTAGACTGCAGCAAACTGCCCAACAAGAATGACCCCAATTACCTGTGCATGGAAGCCCCCAACAATGGATCAGATGAGCCACCCAGAGGATCCAGCATGCTGCCACCCATGTTTCGTCCACAGCGGCCCAGCAGTGGCCACGATCTGCAGCAGCATAAGGACAGCCTCAGCAGAACCTCCTGTGAAAATCCTGGCAAGTTCCACCATGTGGAGAAGAGTGCTTCCTGCGCACCACTCTGCACTCCAGGGGTTGATGTTTACTGGAGCAAGGATGACAAACAATTTGCTGTCATTTGGATTGCCATCTGGTCCATTCTGTGCTTCTTCTCCAGTGCTTTTACTGTACTCACTTTTCTGATAGATCCTCAGCGTTTCAAGTACCCTGAGAGGCCCATTATCTTCCTCTCAATGTGCTACTGTGTCTACTCAGTGGGGTACATTATTCGCCTCTTTTCAGGTGCTGAAAGTATTGCCTGTGATAGGGACAGCGGCCAACTCTATGTCATCCAGGAAGGACTGGAGAGCACTGGCTGCACCATTGTGTTCCTGGTTCTGTATTACTTTGGTATGGCAAGTTCCTTGTGGTGGGTAATCTTGACTTTAACTTGGTTTCTGGCAGCTGGGAAAAAATGGGGGCATGAAGCAATTGAAGCAAACAGTAGCTACTTTCATTTGGCAGCATGGGCCATTCCAGCTGTGAAGACCATAATGATCCTAGTTATGAGAAGGGTGGCTGGAGATGAGCTGACAGGGTTGTGCTATGTTGGAAGCATGGATGTGAATGCCTTGACGGGGTTTGTACTCATTCCTTTGGCCTGTTACCTAATCATTGGcacttcttttattctttctggttttgtggcCCTTTTCCATATCAGGAGGGTGATGAAAACAGGTGGAGAAAATACTGACAAGTTGGAGAAACTTATGGTCAGGATTGGTGTCTTCTCGGTCTTGTATACAGTGCCTGCAACTTGTGTGATAGCTTGCTATTTTTATGAAAGACTTAATATGGATTATTGGAAAATTGTGGCAACTCAACAGAAATGCAAGATGAACAATCAGACTAAAAATTTAGACTGCATGATGAATAACTCTATTCCAGCAGTAGAAATTTTTATGGTAAAAATCTTTATGTTATTAGTTGTGGGCATTACTAGTGGTATGTGGATCTGGACTTCCAAGACACTTCAGTCCTGGCAAAATGTTTGTAGTCGAAGATTAAAGAAGAGAAGTAGGAGAAAACCTGCAAGTGTTATTACAAGTAGCGGAATCTACAAAAAACCTCAACATCCACAGAAAACTCACCTTGCAAAATATGAATCGACGCTACAACCACCCACTTGTGTGTGA